A genomic window from Streptomyces sp. MST-110588 includes:
- a CDS encoding oxidoreductase, producing MTRQKRWTAEQISDQTQRVFVVTGANSGLGLATTRALARRGGQVILAVRDEEKGRRAVAGITAEQPDARLEVRRLDLADLDSVRAFAQQMHADHQRLDVLINNAGVMAPPRTLSAQGHELQFACNHLGHFALTGLLLDLLTAGREPRVVTVSSVNHRKARIRFDDLAGERGYSPMAFYNQSKLANAVFGQELHRRLAESGSPVRSVLAHPGYTATNLQTSAPVGLWRVVFGRIGNPLFAQAPADGALPQLYAATDPGVESGWFIGPDGPAELRGGPTRVEPAASASDPETGRRLWEVSERLTGVRFAFPTRV from the coding sequence ATGACGCGACAGAAGCGGTGGACCGCCGAGCAGATATCGGACCAGACCCAGCGGGTGTTCGTCGTCACGGGGGCCAACAGCGGCCTCGGTCTGGCGACCACCCGGGCGCTCGCCCGCCGGGGCGGGCAGGTGATCCTCGCGGTACGCGACGAGGAGAAGGGCCGCCGGGCAGTCGCCGGGATCACCGCCGAGCAGCCGGACGCCCGCCTTGAGGTGCGCCGTCTCGACCTGGCCGACCTGGACTCCGTACGGGCCTTCGCCCAACAGATGCACGCCGATCACCAGCGCCTGGACGTGCTCATCAACAACGCCGGAGTCATGGCGCCGCCCCGCACACTGAGCGCGCAGGGCCACGAGCTGCAGTTCGCCTGCAACCACCTCGGCCACTTCGCGCTCACAGGGCTGCTGCTCGACCTGCTCACGGCCGGGCGCGAGCCCCGCGTGGTCACGGTGAGTTCGGTCAACCACCGGAAGGCGCGTATCCGCTTCGACGACCTCGCCGGCGAGCGGGGCTACTCGCCCATGGCCTTCTACAACCAGTCCAAGCTGGCCAACGCCGTCTTCGGACAGGAACTCCACCGGCGGCTGGCCGAGAGCGGCAGCCCGGTGCGCAGCGTGCTCGCCCACCCCGGCTACACCGCCACCAACTTGCAGACCAGTGCGCCGGTCGGCCTGTGGCGGGTGGTCTTCGGCCGCATCGGCAACCCGCTGTTCGCCCAGGCCCCGGCCGACGGCGCGCTGCCGCAGCTGTACGCGGCCACCGACCCGGGTGTGGAGAGCGGTTGGTTCATCGGGCCCGACGGCCCGGCCGAGCTGCGCGGCGGCCCGACACGTGTCGAGCCGGCCGCCTCGGCGTCCGATCCGGAGACCGGCCGCCGGCTGTGGGAGGTGTCGGAACGGCTGACCGGCGTACGCTTCGCCTTCCCGACCCGCGTCTGA
- a CDS encoding histidine kinase, whose product MSVTSGMTRRDGALAVAAAAVGAAVAAVLAVTYGTSPFATAPTLAAVAFAIWAVGSRPRSRQRLARPLTLIAALSLVTTFCTPALAATVGAHWKLAEAGMLLVLLVAVVRHAPVRQAVTAVLAVGAAVSLWSLPLMKPRSALELAGAGAFWALPVLGAALLGGYPRYMEYRGRQLVTEARRTQRLDLARDLHDFVAHDISGIVVQAQAAHFLAASDPQQAVPALQRIEKAGLNALASMDRMVRTLHDADDANVADDAGEAGLSGDAERTDTYAAAGAATGAHTNGGAAGTPGAVGGSTAAAKVEPLPGIGQLPGLIERFSDAGATGARLDMAPDVVDALSRDAGSTAYRVVIEALTNVRRHAPGAARVDVVLSRIRTPEGTAAVEVRIRNDAGTAAGAPAGTGLLASARRKRDGHGGRGLRGLRERVRVVGGDLTAGPYEGGWQVVAVLPGPEGVLPGPGAVLPRSSARTPTRKGS is encoded by the coding sequence ATGAGCGTGACGAGCGGCATGACGCGCCGTGACGGTGCCCTGGCCGTCGCGGCTGCCGCCGTGGGTGCCGCCGTGGCGGCCGTCCTCGCCGTCACGTACGGAACGAGCCCCTTCGCCACAGCCCCGACCCTGGCAGCCGTCGCATTCGCCATATGGGCGGTCGGCTCCCGGCCGCGCTCACGGCAGCGTCTCGCCCGGCCGCTCACGCTGATCGCCGCCCTCTCACTGGTGACCACCTTCTGCACGCCTGCCCTCGCGGCGACCGTCGGCGCGCACTGGAAACTCGCCGAGGCGGGCATGCTGCTCGTCCTGCTCGTCGCCGTGGTCCGCCACGCGCCGGTCCGGCAGGCGGTGACGGCGGTGCTGGCGGTCGGCGCCGCCGTCAGCTTGTGGTCGCTGCCGCTGATGAAGCCGAGGTCCGCCCTGGAACTGGCCGGCGCCGGCGCGTTCTGGGCCCTGCCCGTACTCGGCGCGGCCCTCCTCGGTGGATATCCCCGCTACATGGAGTACCGCGGGCGCCAACTGGTCACCGAGGCCCGCCGGACGCAGCGGCTGGACCTGGCCCGGGACCTCCACGACTTCGTCGCCCACGACATCAGCGGGATCGTCGTCCAGGCGCAGGCTGCCCACTTCCTGGCCGCCTCCGACCCCCAGCAGGCCGTTCCGGCTCTTCAGCGCATCGAAAAGGCCGGACTGAACGCGCTGGCCTCCATGGACCGCATGGTACGGACGCTCCACGACGCGGACGACGCGAACGTTGCCGATGACGCGGGCGAGGCCGGCCTGAGCGGCGACGCCGAGCGTACGGATACGTACGCAGCCGCCGGTGCCGCCACCGGAGCACACACGAACGGCGGCGCGGCGGGCACGCCCGGGGCCGTCGGCGGAAGCACGGCGGCGGCCAAGGTCGAGCCGTTGCCCGGGATCGGGCAACTCCCCGGCCTGATCGAGCGCTTCTCGGATGCCGGGGCCACCGGGGCCCGGCTCGACATGGCCCCGGACGTGGTGGACGCCCTCTCCCGCGACGCGGGTTCCACCGCCTACCGGGTGGTCATCGAAGCCCTGACCAACGTACGACGGCATGCGCCGGGCGCGGCCCGTGTGGACGTCGTGCTCAGCAGGATTCGTACGCCCGAGGGGACCGCGGCGGTTGAGGTCCGCATACGCAACGACGCGGGAACGGCGGCCGGAGCACCGGCGGGCACCGGCCTCCTGGCGTCCGCGCGCCGCAAGCGGGACGGCCACGGAGGGCGCGGCCTGCGGGGGCTGCGCGAACGGGTGCGGGTGGTCGGCGGCGACCTGACCGCCGGTCCGTACGAGGGAGGCTGGCAGGTCGTGGCCGTGCTCCCCGGGCCGGAGGGTGTACTCCCCGGGCCAGGGGCCGTGCTTCCGAGATCGTCCGCGCGGACTCCCACGCGCAAGGGATCATGA
- a CDS encoding glucose 1-dehydrogenase, protein MTGQRLDGRVALITGAVGGLGAATAELFAGEGARLVITDVAEGPLRELSHRIEARGAEVVAARLDVSSAREWDEVITLVRDRFARLDVLVNLAGILDWPGIEDTREEEWNRVIDVNQKGTWLGMKAAMPLLRASGNASVINTSSVLGLVGSGAAAAYQASKGAVRLLSKTAAVEYARQGVRINSVHPGVIATPMIQDLLDDQGDQQPDIQRTPMRRAGRADEVAPAILFLACDDSSFVTGAELVVDGGLTAH, encoded by the coding sequence ATGACAGGACAACGGCTTGACGGCAGGGTCGCGTTGATCACCGGCGCGGTCGGCGGCCTCGGCGCAGCGACCGCCGAGCTCTTCGCCGGCGAAGGCGCCCGGCTGGTGATCACCGATGTCGCCGAAGGTCCCCTGCGGGAGCTGTCGCACAGGATCGAGGCACGCGGTGCGGAGGTCGTCGCCGCCCGCCTCGATGTCTCCTCCGCGCGGGAGTGGGACGAAGTGATCACCCTCGTACGCGACCGGTTCGCACGGCTGGACGTGCTGGTGAACCTCGCCGGCATCCTGGACTGGCCAGGTATCGAGGACACGCGGGAAGAGGAGTGGAACCGGGTCATCGACGTGAACCAGAAAGGCACATGGCTCGGCATGAAGGCGGCGATGCCGCTCCTGCGTGCGAGCGGCAACGCGTCGGTGATCAATACGTCGTCCGTACTCGGCCTGGTGGGAAGCGGGGCAGCCGCGGCCTACCAGGCGTCCAAGGGGGCCGTGCGCCTGTTGAGCAAGACCGCCGCGGTCGAGTACGCCCGACAGGGAGTACGGATCAACTCGGTGCATCCCGGCGTGATAGCCACGCCGATGATCCAGGACCTCCTGGACGACCAGGGCGACCAGCAGCCGGACATCCAGCGCACCCCCATGCGCCGAGCCGGCCGTGCCGATGAGGTCGCTCCCGCGATCCTCTTCCTGGCCTGCGACGACTCCTCGTTCGTCACCGGCGCGGAGCTGGTGGTCGACGGCGGGCTCACCGCGCACTGA
- a CDS encoding HEAT repeat domain-containing protein yields the protein MDEKATALIAAVRSGDAAAVGALLEAGADAEATDEHGTPLLCLAVDTFDLSVVDPLLSWGVRLDRPAGDGRTPLLRAVGLGAYGIAQALISRGASLRFRDADGRDALALARHWHETGAEAELRRRSGAPGPAGRRILSTDTDTTCEELSLGGLTVRTGHTAILTELEPRYGITVGFEELLSRALAEPDVEREVWWAALSTLQKRAEAAVWDAAAALRERPDPLARYFGARLLHLVIVLDDSEDETFDRPLVDVLLPWAAQEEDVRVMRALAAALADAFDDRAARPLPALARHADAEVRGWAVSGLYGQVSRGHPEALAAAAACTRDPAAEVRGHACRVLGQAPAGSTAASDALAACLCDRDEAVRVQAAVRLALRDDPRADEVLDGLGAVDGTSPYYWDLDSVWRHRERSATQTPGAGAAPGAANS from the coding sequence ATGGACGAGAAGGCGACGGCGCTGATAGCGGCCGTACGCAGCGGGGACGCGGCGGCCGTCGGGGCACTGCTGGAGGCGGGCGCCGACGCCGAGGCCACCGACGAGCACGGCACCCCCTTGCTGTGTCTGGCGGTGGACACCTTCGACCTGTCGGTCGTCGATCCGCTGCTGTCCTGGGGGGTCCGGCTCGACCGCCCCGCCGGGGACGGCCGTACGCCCTTGCTGCGCGCGGTCGGCCTCGGCGCGTACGGCATCGCGCAAGCGCTCATCAGCCGCGGGGCGTCACTGCGGTTCCGCGACGCCGACGGGCGGGACGCCCTGGCGCTGGCCCGGCACTGGCACGAGACGGGCGCCGAGGCGGAACTGCGCCGCAGAAGCGGAGCGCCGGGGCCGGCCGGCCGCCGGATCCTGAGCACGGACACCGACACGACGTGCGAGGAGCTGTCCCTCGGCGGCCTGACGGTACGGACCGGGCACACCGCCATCCTGACCGAGCTGGAACCCCGGTACGGGATCACCGTCGGCTTCGAGGAGTTGCTCTCCCGCGCCCTGGCCGAGCCGGACGTCGAACGTGAGGTGTGGTGGGCGGCCCTGTCCACCCTCCAAAAGCGTGCGGAGGCCGCCGTATGGGACGCGGCTGCCGCCCTACGGGAGCGCCCGGACCCGTTGGCGCGGTACTTCGGCGCGCGCCTGCTCCACCTGGTCATCGTCCTCGACGACAGTGAGGACGAGACCTTCGACCGGCCGCTCGTCGACGTCCTCCTGCCCTGGGCGGCACAAGAGGAGGACGTACGGGTGATGCGGGCCCTGGCCGCCGCCCTGGCCGACGCCTTCGACGACCGGGCCGCACGGCCGCTGCCCGCGCTCGCCCGGCATGCGGACGCCGAGGTCCGGGGGTGGGCGGTCTCCGGTCTGTACGGGCAGGTCTCACGGGGACACCCCGAGGCGCTGGCCGCCGCCGCGGCGTGCACCAGGGACCCGGCCGCCGAGGTGCGCGGGCACGCCTGCCGGGTGCTCGGCCAGGCCCCCGCCGGCTCCACCGCCGCTTCGGACGCCCTCGCCGCGTGTCTTTGCGACCGGGACGAGGCCGTACGGGTCCAGGCGGCGGTACGGCTGGCCCTGCGCGACGATCCACGTGCCGACGAGGTGCTGGACGGTCTCGGCGCGGTGGACGGCACATCGCCGTACTACTGGGATCTCGACAGCGTGTGGCGCCATCGCGAGCGCTCGGCGACGCAGACGCCTGGGGCCGGTGCGGCGCCCGGTGCGGCGAACTCGTAG
- a CDS encoding helix-turn-helix transcriptional regulator, protein MDDNHLGDFLRARRAGLRPEAVGMASHGPRRVAGLRREEVAVLAGVNADYYARLEQGRERNPSPQVIDALSRALHLDTEDRVHLYRLAGATPNDRPSARATEQVSPALRQLMDGYPNTPAFVMNRTLDLLATNALADALYAPFDPADNLARMTFLDSAGRIFYTDWDRAARAAVANLREATGFDPDNPRLRALVRTLTEHNSDFNRLWNAHTVRGKTRDAKHFRHPDVGPLTLTYQAFDVRDAPGQQLVIYHAEPGSPSAQSLDLLGSIHATHRRPASRAHR, encoded by the coding sequence ATGGACGACAACCACCTGGGAGATTTCCTGCGCGCACGCCGCGCCGGCCTACGGCCGGAGGCCGTCGGCATGGCGAGTCACGGACCCCGCAGAGTCGCCGGACTGCGCCGCGAGGAGGTCGCCGTCCTGGCCGGGGTCAACGCCGACTACTACGCCCGCCTGGAACAGGGCCGCGAGCGCAACCCCTCACCCCAGGTGATTGACGCACTCAGCCGCGCACTGCACCTCGACACGGAGGACCGCGTGCACTTGTACCGGCTGGCCGGGGCCACGCCGAACGACCGGCCCTCCGCCCGTGCCACCGAGCAGGTGAGCCCGGCGCTGCGACAACTGATGGACGGCTACCCGAACACTCCGGCGTTCGTCATGAACCGGACTTTGGACCTGCTCGCCACGAACGCCTTGGCCGATGCCCTCTACGCCCCGTTCGATCCGGCGGACAACTTGGCCCGTATGACCTTCCTCGACTCCGCAGGTCGCATCTTCTACACGGACTGGGACCGGGCAGCACGGGCCGCCGTCGCCAACCTCCGCGAGGCAACCGGATTCGACCCGGACAACCCACGGCTGCGCGCACTCGTCCGCACCCTCACCGAGCACAACTCGGACTTCAACCGTCTCTGGAACGCCCACACCGTGCGCGGCAAGACCCGGGACGCCAAACACTTCCGCCACCCGGACGTCGGCCCCCTGACTCTCACCTACCAGGCTTTCGACGTACGCGACGCCCCCGGCCAGCAACTCGTCATCTACCACGCCGAACCAGGCAGCCCCAGCGCCCAGTCCCTCGATCTGCTCGGCTCCATCCACGCCACCCACCGCCGCCCCGCCTCCCGGGCCCACCGCTGA
- a CDS encoding DinB family protein — MPPLNAEERTSLESWLDFYRATLAMKCEGLTEEQVRDASVPPSPLTLQGLVQHMAKVERNWFRRVLTGEDVPPVHPAQDGADGPDGHDGGFDLMDGVSFATARAAWQDEIARARANCAGRSLEDTAPFMGGEVSLRWIYTHMIAEYARHNGHADLIRERIDGSTGV, encoded by the coding sequence ATGCCGCCCCTGAACGCCGAGGAGCGCACGAGCCTGGAGAGCTGGCTGGACTTCTACCGGGCGACCTTGGCCATGAAGTGCGAGGGGCTTACCGAGGAACAGGTGCGCGACGCTTCCGTGCCTCCCTCGCCGCTGACGCTGCAAGGACTCGTACAGCACATGGCCAAGGTCGAGCGGAACTGGTTCCGCCGCGTGCTGACGGGCGAGGACGTGCCGCCCGTCCATCCCGCGCAGGACGGCGCGGACGGCCCGGACGGTCACGACGGCGGGTTCGACCTCATGGACGGCGTCTCGTTCGCGACGGCGCGGGCCGCCTGGCAGGACGAGATCGCCCGGGCCCGCGCCAACTGTGCCGGCCGATCGCTGGAGGACACCGCCCCGTTCATGGGCGGTGAGGTGAGCTTGCGGTGGATATACACCCATATGATCGCCGAATACGCCCGGCACAACGGACACGCGGACCTCATTCGCGAACGCATAGACGGCAGCACCGGCGTCTGA
- a CDS encoding response regulator transcription factor: MTIRILLADDQDDVRSGFRLILDSQPDMSVVGEAADGATALDLARTLRLDVVLADIRMPRLDGLELTRLLAGPQAAQPTRVVVVTTFDLDEYVHTALRNGACGFLLKRSGPALLIEGVRAAMAGDALISPQITVRMLGRLSEPPGPAAGPAPLTDREQDIVRLVARGRTNAEIGAELFITPGTAKTHLANIQAKLKVRNRVGIAAWAWETGLVTPRSER; the protein is encoded by the coding sequence GTGACCATACGCATACTGCTGGCCGACGACCAGGACGACGTCCGCAGCGGCTTCCGGCTCATCCTCGACTCGCAGCCGGACATGAGTGTCGTCGGCGAAGCGGCCGACGGCGCCACCGCTTTGGACCTGGCCCGGACCCTGCGTCTGGACGTCGTCCTGGCGGACATCCGCATGCCGCGGCTGGACGGCCTGGAACTGACCCGGCTCCTGGCGGGCCCGCAGGCCGCACAGCCCACCAGGGTCGTCGTCGTCACCACCTTCGACCTGGACGAGTACGTCCACACGGCGCTGCGCAACGGTGCCTGCGGCTTCCTGCTGAAACGTTCCGGCCCGGCCCTGCTGATCGAGGGTGTCAGGGCGGCCATGGCCGGTGACGCGCTGATCAGCCCACAGATCACCGTGCGGATGCTGGGGCGGCTGTCGGAGCCACCGGGGCCGGCCGCCGGCCCGGCCCCGCTCACCGACCGCGAACAGGACATCGTCCGCCTCGTTGCCCGTGGCCGTACCAACGCCGAGATCGGCGCCGAACTCTTCATCACGCCGGGCACCGCCAAGACCCATCTCGCCAACATCCAGGCGAAACTGAAGGTCCGCAACCGCGTCGGCATCGCGGCCTGGGCATGGGAAACGGGGCTGGTCACACCGCGATCGGAACGTTGA
- a CDS encoding TetR family transcriptional regulator, giving the protein MPRRALVSLSAWRYDGPVNSRPEVSLAQRKRQLVSDELTEAALQLLATKGFEAVTIDEIVTAAGVSKRTFFRYFASKEDVVVQFLAGMGAGMRAELAARPAEERPSVALLHAVRVSLAACAAHIDSSDGSDRALRVVRLILRTPALYARFLERQARWRDDLTAELARHLGLDPATDLYPRLAAGMALTAFDTVLQRWSGSDGTEDPAALLDRAFAVMAPALDAAGRR; this is encoded by the coding sequence ATGCCGCGACGCGCCTTGGTGTCACTTTCGGCATGGCGTTACGATGGCCCGGTGAATTCCCGCCCCGAAGTCAGCCTGGCCCAGCGCAAACGTCAGCTCGTGTCGGATGAACTGACCGAGGCGGCGTTGCAGCTACTGGCGACAAAGGGGTTCGAGGCGGTCACGATCGACGAGATCGTCACCGCCGCCGGCGTGTCCAAGAGGACGTTCTTCCGGTACTTCGCGTCCAAGGAGGACGTGGTCGTCCAGTTCCTGGCCGGCATGGGCGCGGGGATGCGCGCGGAGCTGGCGGCCCGCCCCGCGGAGGAGCGGCCCTCGGTGGCGCTGCTGCACGCCGTACGGGTCTCCCTCGCCGCCTGCGCCGCCCATATCGACAGCTCCGACGGCTCCGACAGGGCACTGCGAGTGGTCCGGCTGATTCTGCGGACGCCCGCTCTTTACGCGCGCTTCCTGGAGCGTCAGGCGCGGTGGCGCGACGATCTGACGGCGGAGCTGGCACGCCATCTGGGGCTCGACCCCGCCACCGATCTGTACCCGCGGCTGGCCGCCGGGATGGCGCTGACCGCCTTCGACACCGTGCTGCAACGGTGGAGCGGCAGCGACGGCACCGAGGACCCGGCCGCACTCCTGGACCGGGCGTTCGCCGTCATGGCCCCGGCACTGGACGCCGCCGGGCGGCGGTAG
- a CDS encoding LysR family substrate-binding domain-containing protein, whose protein sequence is MTGSEVSPSFRLAYVPGVTPAKWVRIWNERLPDVPLTLVAVSAAEACGVLRDGGADAGFVRLPVDRTYFSAIPLYTETTVVVIPKDHVVAAVDEVSLADLADDVVLHPLDDTLDWERLPGRPAIERPATTADAVELVAAGVGLLVVPQSLARLHHRKDLTYRPVTDAPESRVALSWPEEATTDLVEDFIGIVRGRTVNSSRGRPRDAAEPKGKNSSAGTDRARHKPASGKPGGGTSGRASGRTGGAAGGTAGGRTGGRTGGKSAGKSSRAGSGGSARGGRRGKPRR, encoded by the coding sequence GTGACAGGCTCGGAAGTTTCCCCTTCGTTCCGGCTCGCGTATGTCCCGGGAGTGACACCCGCCAAATGGGTGCGGATCTGGAACGAGCGGCTGCCCGATGTCCCGCTGACCCTCGTCGCGGTGTCTGCCGCCGAGGCGTGCGGGGTGCTGCGGGACGGCGGTGCCGACGCGGGATTCGTACGGCTGCCGGTCGACCGTACGTACTTCAGCGCGATCCCGCTCTACACCGAGACGACGGTGGTCGTGATCCCCAAGGACCACGTCGTGGCGGCGGTCGACGAGGTGTCCCTGGCGGACCTGGCCGACGACGTCGTCCTGCATCCCCTGGACGACACCCTGGACTGGGAACGGCTGCCGGGGCGACCCGCGATCGAGCGCCCGGCCACGACCGCGGACGCCGTCGAGCTGGTGGCGGCGGGGGTGGGGCTGCTCGTCGTCCCGCAGTCACTGGCCCGTCTGCACCACCGCAAGGACCTGACGTACCGGCCGGTGACGGACGCCCCCGAGTCACGTGTGGCGCTGTCCTGGCCGGAAGAGGCGACCACCGATCTGGTGGAGGACTTCATCGGCATCGTCCGCGGCCGGACCGTCAACAGCTCCCGGGGCCGTCCCCGGGACGCCGCGGAACCCAAGGGCAAGAACTCCTCCGCCGGTACGGACCGGGCGCGGCACAAGCCCGCGTCCGGCAAGCCGGGCGGCGGGACGAGCGGCAGGGCGAGCGGCAGGACGGGCGGGGCAGCGGGTGGGACGGCAGGCGGAAGAACCGGCGGCAGGACGGGCGGGAAGTCGGCCGGCAAGAGTTCCCGGGCCGGTTCCGGCGGCAGCGCGCGGGGTGGCCGGCGCGGCAAACCCCGCCGGTGA
- a CDS encoding D-alanyl-D-alanine carboxypeptidase gives MSEISVTGESPDPSERSRPSGDQTCKPGGTTAAEPMSADGKADGKGDAEGSGDATSRATDAGTGRGADTEEKATAEPGAAPGADVAPEEDPEPKATAAQPKAEAAAQAKPEAAAEPKTADGPKAAEPEPAEPKAADKPGPVADPEPTMQLKTTAVPKWAAEREGGEGSGTGTEGGPDAKHQAGPRTDGKTAEKPTPKTAETTEKPGADKPGADKPGAAKPAAEESDSERTSRFVALKSTDVRPAKPPKPVTPTAPAARTAPPAATPPVTPAAPPAPSGTPASPAPAKTAGAPASAAASPSPEAAGLPETERTQQQPLPPLDLLAQLTNTPPPPETPMRTVVRRVKIWTPIVALLAIIFVVVQMVRPLPDPSTVLTAKATTVFEGAKPSLPWPSEGQAVVDINGLGHMGSYGEMKPLPIGSVAKVMTSYLILKSHPLKGDAKGPSIDVDQKAEDDYTKGDAEKESVVEVHKGQRITEREAIEAVMLPSANNVARLLARWDAGSEEAFIAKMNATAKELGMTNTTYTDASGLQESTVSTAEDQVKLAKKAMTDPVFRAIAKMPSYTSTTTSGGNTEATRRVQRNFNKLIPMYGVVGIKTGSTTKAGGNLLFAAEKTVGGTKQLIIGALFGQHKKPAIDTAMFGSRDLILAAGKDLTTRQVVKKGAVVGAVDDGLGGRTPLVATKDMTVIGWPGASVTLKLSDGGKPVPHSAKAGTTVGVLTAGSGMGEVKMPVALQKDLAEPSFGAKLTRLG, from the coding sequence ATGAGCGAGATATCGGTGACGGGTGAGTCCCCCGACCCATCGGAGCGGAGCCGACCCTCAGGAGATCAGACCTGCAAACCGGGCGGGACGACCGCGGCGGAGCCGATGAGCGCGGACGGCAAGGCGGACGGCAAGGGCGACGCTGAGGGCAGCGGTGACGCCACGAGCAGGGCCACCGACGCGGGCACCGGGCGCGGGGCGGACACCGAAGAGAAGGCGACCGCGGAACCTGGCGCTGCTCCCGGGGCGGATGTCGCGCCCGAGGAGGACCCTGAGCCGAAGGCTACCGCCGCTCAGCCGAAGGCCGAGGCCGCTGCTCAAGCGAAGCCGGAGGCCGCCGCAGAGCCGAAGACGGCCGACGGGCCGAAGGCGGCGGAGCCGGAGCCGGCGGAGCCGAAGGCGGCGGACAAGCCCGGGCCGGTGGCCGACCCGGAGCCGACGATGCAGCTCAAGACGACGGCCGTGCCCAAGTGGGCGGCTGAGCGCGAGGGCGGCGAGGGTTCCGGTACGGGCACGGAAGGTGGTCCGGACGCCAAGCACCAGGCCGGGCCCCGGACCGACGGCAAGACGGCCGAGAAGCCGACGCCGAAGACGGCAGAGACCACAGAGAAGCCGGGTGCCGACAAGCCAGGTGCCGACAAGCCGGGTGCCGCAAAGCCGGCGGCCGAGGAGTCGGATTCCGAGCGGACCAGCCGGTTCGTGGCGTTGAAGTCGACGGATGTACGGCCGGCCAAGCCGCCGAAGCCCGTGACACCCACGGCGCCGGCCGCCCGTACCGCTCCCCCGGCCGCCACCCCGCCGGTGACGCCGGCTGCGCCCCCCGCGCCGTCCGGCACGCCCGCGTCCCCCGCACCGGCGAAGACCGCGGGTGCGCCGGCGTCCGCCGCCGCCTCCCCGTCGCCGGAGGCGGCCGGGCTGCCCGAGACCGAGCGTACGCAGCAGCAGCCGTTGCCGCCGCTGGATCTGCTGGCGCAGCTCACCAACACCCCGCCGCCGCCCGAGACGCCCATGCGTACCGTCGTGCGCCGGGTGAAGATCTGGACGCCGATCGTGGCGCTGCTGGCGATCATCTTCGTCGTCGTGCAGATGGTGCGTCCGCTGCCGGACCCGTCGACGGTGCTCACCGCCAAGGCCACCACCGTCTTCGAGGGCGCCAAGCCGTCGCTGCCGTGGCCCTCGGAGGGCCAGGCCGTCGTGGACATCAACGGCCTGGGCCACATGGGCTCGTACGGGGAGATGAAGCCGCTGCCCATCGGCAGCGTGGCCAAGGTGATGACCTCGTACCTGATCCTCAAGAGCCACCCGCTCAAGGGGGACGCCAAGGGCCCGTCCATCGACGTGGACCAGAAGGCCGAGGACGACTACACCAAGGGCGACGCGGAGAAGGAGTCGGTCGTCGAGGTGCACAAGGGGCAGCGGATCACCGAGCGGGAGGCCATCGAGGCCGTCATGCTGCCCTCCGCGAACAACGTCGCGCGGCTGCTGGCCCGCTGGGACGCCGGTTCCGAGGAGGCGTTCATCGCGAAGATGAACGCGACCGCGAAGGAGCTGGGGATGACGAACACCACCTACACCGACGCCAGCGGTCTGCAGGAGAGCACCGTCAGCACGGCCGAGGACCAGGTGAAGCTGGCGAAGAAGGCGATGACGGACCCGGTGTTCCGGGCGATCGCCAAGATGCCGTCCTACACCTCCACCACCACCTCGGGCGGCAACACGGAGGCGACGCGCCGGGTCCAGCGCAACTTCAACAAGCTCATACCGATGTACGGCGTGGTCGGCATCAAGACCGGCTCCACGACCAAGGCGGGCGGCAACCTGCTGTTCGCGGCGGAGAAGACGGTGGGCGGCACCAAGCAGCTCATCATCGGCGCGCTGTTCGGCCAGCACAAGAAGCCGGCCATCGACACCGCCATGTTCGGCAGCCGGGACCTGATCCTCGCCGCCGGCAAGGACCTGACGACGCGGCAGGTCGTGAAGAAGGGCGCGGTCGTGGGCGCCGTGGACGACGGCCTCGGCGGCCGGACGCCGCTGGTGGCCACCAAGGACATGACCGTCATCGGGTGGCCCGGCGCGTCGGTGACGCTCAAGCTCTCCGACGGCGGCAAGCCGGTCCCGCACAGCGCCAAGGCCGGCACCACGGTCGGCGTACTGACCGCGGGCAGCGGAATGGGCGAGGTGAAGATGCCGGTGGCGCTGCAGAAGGACCTGGCCGAGCCGTCGTTCGGCGCCAAGCTCACCCGCCTCGGGTAG
- a CDS encoding DUF5997 family protein, with amino-acid sequence MTSHQNTQTMKPATAAKKLGVYLPATPTEFQEGVVSRAELNALQTDPPEWLRELRRNGPHPRPVVAAKLGVSISGLARGGITDALTTEQIDALKQDLPEWLQKERATQADVRKEAARIKKKSEEREEREERN; translated from the coding sequence ATGACGTCGCACCAGAACACCCAGACGATGAAGCCCGCGACCGCGGCGAAGAAGCTGGGTGTGTACCTCCCCGCCACCCCCACGGAATTCCAGGAGGGGGTCGTCTCGCGCGCCGAACTGAACGCGCTCCAGACCGACCCGCCCGAGTGGCTGCGGGAACTGCGGCGCAACGGCCCGCACCCCCGTCCGGTCGTCGCGGCGAAGCTGGGTGTCTCCATTTCGGGCCTCGCCCGCGGCGGGATCACCGACGCCCTCACCACGGAGCAGATCGACGCGCTGAAGCAGGACCTTCCCGAGTGGCTGCAGAAGGAACGCGCCACCCAGGCCGATGTCCGCAAGGAAGCGGCGCGCATCAAGAAGAAGAGCGAGGAGCGGGAAGAGCGGGAAGAACGCAACTAG